The segment GTAACCTCATTCGCCACGAAGCAGAAATAATACGAGCTGATGAGGTCTGCCCAGAGAGGCTTGGAAAAATTTTCCCGCAATGGCCGTGCTTGCGGGCAACTACTGAAGCAATTTACGACGCAATACGTAATGGTGAACTGCCTTATGGTTGTCTCGGCATTTCGGTTCCCATGGGGACTTACGTAGAACCTTTTCAGTTGACGATACGCCACTCCGATTTTCGCCACTGGATGCAGCTTTATTACCCGGATCAAAAACCTGCATTTTTGTTTGAATCCAGCAGCGACGGGCATGAAAAAATAACACTAGGAACTTTTCTTGCGTTACAAGCAGAGCGTGATGCGCTTATACGAGAGCTGGACGCTCTGCAACGTCATCATCAAGAGATTTTACAAGATCTTCAATTGATAGGGCTCGAACGGGATGACCTCAAAGCAATCGTCAAAAATCATGGAGAACTCAGCGAACGAAGTGAACAGACGTATCAGAATATAATCGGAGTTTTGCTCAACTTGTTCCTGGATCAGTCACCTGCGGGCAGGCCGTTGTCTGTGTTCAAGAACCAAGCGGCAATCGTCGATGCACTCGTTGCACGTTACAGAGAAATTCCCGGCCTAAGTAAACGCACGTTGGATGCAAAATTTGCTGCTGCAAATCGCAGCCTTAAAAAGATTAAGTAGGACGAAGCATTGCACTGCAATCCTGTCCGTTGCAGTGCAATGACTACCTCTGTTTTCTGCTATTCAATTCAGGTCACTTCCCACCAAGCGCCAAACGACGCCAGGAGTGACCATCATGTCCAGCCAATCCTCACCCATCGCTGAAGCACCTCAACCGCAGGTAGAACGTCACATCATGCGACGTGACGAGGTGGAGCGAAAAACTGGCTTTAAACGCGCGCACATCTACAACCTGATGAAGGAAGGTAAATTCCCTCAAGCCAAACGCATTGGATTGCGGGCAGTCGGCTGGGACTCGCTGGAAATCGAGCAGTGGGTCGTTGAACGCTTAGGCCAACAGGCCTGATGCCATGCGTGTGGTATCGGTGGTTTCCACCAAAGGCGGGGTGGGCAAAACCACAGTAGCCGCCAATCTCGGCGGCCTACTGGCTGACGCAGGCCTACGCGTCCTGCTACTGGATCTGGATAGCCAACCCACCCTTTCCCTCGGGGTCCAGAACTGGAGCGGCTGTCCGATCCAGTCATCGACACACCTATGCTGGTCACTCTGGAGCAGTTGCGGCCCTATGAACACAACCCGCGTTTCATCCGTAATCCGCTGTATGACGATATCAAGGCCTCGATCCGTGAACGCGGGCTGGATCAACCACCGCCGATTACCCGTCGCCCAGGAGAAACCTATTTCATCATCCGCAACGGCGGTAATACGCGCTTGGCGATTCTCGGCGAGCTGTGGCAGGAAACCCGCGACGAACGTTTTTTTCGCATTCACTGCCTGTTCCGACCCTGGGCCAATGAAATCACCGCCCTACTCGGCCATCTGGCCGAAAGCGATCTGCACGGCCAACTCACCTTCATCGAGCGTGCTCTGGCGGTAGCCAAACTCAAAACCATGCTCGAACCAGATGGCGCTGTGCTCTCGCAACGTGAGCTGGCACGACGCCTTGCCGCTGGAGGCTATCCCATTTCGCAGTCGCACATTAGCCGGATGCTCGACACCCTTGAACACTTACTACCCGCCATTCCACAAACCCTGTATGCCGGATTGGGTAAGCCGCAGATCGAACGCCTGATCGGCCTACGTAGCCAGGCTGAACGAACCTGGAACCGTTATCCAACCGCCACCATTGCGTTCGCCGAATTTTGGCTCGATACCCTGGGTTACTTCGATGCCGAACCCGAGTCCTTCGATCTTGAGCAGATCCAGGATGAACTGCTCGAACGCATGAGCCGCTTGCTCGGACAGTCCTACCGTATGTTGGCGCTGGAACTGAGCGACACCCAACAGGTCATCTCGACTCCTGGCGTTGTCGTCACCACACCCTCAGAGAACAGCCATCCGCCGAGCGTTGGTGAAGCCGCGCCAGGACCTCCCTCCTCCGAGTCCCGTCCCAAATCAACTGAGACCAGAACCCAGACCGAAACAGCGCGAGAGGAAGTGCTCACACCACCTGAAACGAATGTTGTATCAGCGATCAGCCCTCCGTCACGCGTTCAACAGATTCGCGAACAGATCGATCGCGAGACCGCCACCGAAACAGCACCGACCGACGAGAGCTGCACGATCGACGACATCTGGCCCATTGCACCAGCACTGGATAGCCCCGAACAACTGCGTTTAGCCATCGCCGGACTGGCGCGGGAAATGGCCGCCTATGCCGGACATCCCGAGAGCATCATCGATCAGAAGCATGGCTTGGGCTTCGCCCTCGACATCGAGCGACTTGATCTTGCAGCGCCTTGCGCGACCGGCATTCACCTACTGCTCCTGGCCCTGTTGCGCGCTCAAGACGACGTGAACTGGGAGGATCGCAAGCAACTGCCCTCAGCCCTGTTTGGCCAGCTGTTGCTGGGGATCTATCAACTCCCGCTGACAGGTCGTCCCGCCGTGGACGTAGGACTGGAGCGACTGCCCGACAGTTTGTTAATCAAGCTGTATCGGCTGATTCGTTTGGCTCGCCGTCTGATCGACTTAACGCTCCCCCCTGATGACAACTCACCGAAGGAGCTGCCATGAGCCCGTCCTTCAATGTGCTCAACCAGGCCATGCTGACCCAGGTACTGCATGAGCTACGCCTGGGTAATCTGCAACGCTGTAAGGCACTCGGATTGAGTGAGGACGACATCTACCTGCTGCAATCTTTACCCCCCACCACGCTGTCGCGCCTGGCCCATGCCACCGTGTCTTGGGTCGAGGTCAAGATCGACTCGCCAGTGCTGCACCGGCTGATCGAGCAAGCCGACCGCGACGAGCAGAACGAGCGCTTGATCAACCGAGCGCTCAAGCTAGGCGCCAGCAGCACCATCATGTATCAGCGCTTCGGCTTGGCGCATTCGGAAACCGCCCTGCGCCGACGTCTGCTCAAGATAGAAACCCGTAAGGGTCGCCCTCAGCATTTGAGCGAAGCGCAGGAACATGCGCTCTGGCAGCGATGGTGCCAGCTACGCGCGCAGGACGGAACTGAGGATCAGCTCGACGCCATGATGATGCTGGCCGAAGAACAACAGATCAGTTTGACCATCGTTTGGCAGCAGATCGACCAGTACAGCAACGGAACATGAACACTGCCCCTTCCAGTCGCTGGCAGCGTGTCCTGCAGCAATGCACCCAGCAGCTGAGTGAACGCTGGCCCGCACGCCCTACCACTGAACAGCCCTCCTACCAGGCTCTGCAGGCTGGCTTTCTGTTCAGCGGCCAATCACACGAAGTCGTGCCACGTCGGTTGCTGTTGGATAATCGTCTGACGCCATTGGAACGTAATGCCTGGCAGGTGTTTCGACTCATGCTACAAGGCCAGGGTGTGGTCACACCCCGCTATGAGGATTTGCAACCTTACCTGTCGAGCGTGCCCTATGGCGCGTCAGCCTCCCGTGAAACCATCGCACGCGTCTTGACGATGCTCAGGCTGACGCGCTGGCTCAGCTTGGTGAGTCGTGGCCGCGATCAGCTCAGCGGACGCCTACAAGGTTCTCTGTACGTCCTGCACGATGAACCGTTAACCCCCGCCGAAGCCATGGAGCTGGATCAGGATTACCTGGAGCTGGTCGGACATTGCCTCACCCATAAAGCCAAGGCGGTGCGAATTGTCGCTCAGCACGTTGTGACAGAGGTCCGCCAAGACACGGATAACCCCCCATAGCAAACTGCCCGAAGTCCTGCCGAACGAGCGCGCACTGCGCAAGGTTCAAAGCCTGTACGAAGGCGGAGGTCGCGGCGCCACGCTGGAATCGGCCCAAGGAACTGCGTGGGGCTTGCTCAATGCTGTGACCGAGTATGTCGATCACGAACGCAGGGCTCGTAGTAACGAATACCGCATGGACTCTGCCTGGTTCGGTCAAGGTGCACAGATCAAGCAACGGGCGCTGGAGGCTGCGCTACAACTTGCAGCTTAGCCCCTGTTTTCGCTGTCTTCATCAACCTCACCCCCTTCTCATTCTTCTCACTCCTTAAAACGTCTGGTAAGCCTCGTGCTGGTCGGGCGTTTTTTATGCCTCAGGAAATGATCATGAGCACTCAATCGCTGCAAAAATTCAGTACTAAACCCCGTCCGGCGTTGCGCCTGGTGGGTACCCAACAACTGCCGCGTGAGGACTGGCTGGCCGTGCGCAAGCTAGGTATCGGCAGCTCGGATGCGGCCGCTGCCGTCGGGCTTAACCCGTACAAGTCCCAGTTGGAGCTGTGGATGGAGAAAACCGGGCGTGATGAATCACTGCCCAAGCTCGATCCGCAAGACGAGGAAAGCCCGGCTTACTGGGGCAACATTTT is part of the Pseudomonas sp. ML2-2023-3 genome and harbors:
- a CDS encoding AlpA family transcriptional regulator translates to MSSQSSPIAEAPQPQVERHIMRRDEVERKTGFKRAHIYNLMKEGKFPQAKRIGLRAVGWDSLEIEQWVVERLGQQA
- a CDS encoding DUF2857 domain-containing protein, which gives rise to MSPSFNVLNQAMLTQVLHELRLGNLQRCKALGLSEDDIYLLQSLPPTTLSRLAHATVSWVEVKIDSPVLHRLIEQADRDEQNERLINRALKLGASSTIMYQRFGLAHSETALRRRLLKIETRKGRPQHLSEAQEHALWQRWCQLRAQDGTEDQLDAMMMLAEEQQISLTIVWQQIDQYSNGT